The genomic window TTTTGCTCATCACGCACGACACCAGCGAAGTAGGAAAATACATATCCAAATTTATGTATGTAGATAGGACGCTTGTTTTTTTTGGTACGAAGGAAGAGTTCTGCCGTTCGGAAAAAGTGGCCGAAAAACTGGGTGCGTTTGCCCAACATACCATTGACCATTTGCACAACCAAGGGCATTGTCCGTTGGGGTGCCATTGCGAGGAGGGTAAATGATAACCGAGTTTTTGAGTTACGGTTTTGTGCAACGCGGGTTACTGGCGGGGAGTTTGGTGGCGGCCGCGTGCGCGTTATTGGGGGTGTTTTTGGTACTCAAACGCCTGTCACTTATCGGGGACGGCATGAGCCATGTTTGTTTGACGGGTGTAGCGGCGGCTTTGCTGACGGCTATGAACCCTGTTTATGTGTCTATTCCGGTGGTGATGATTTCTTCTTTAGGTATTATGAAATTGGCCCGAAAATTCAGGATTTACGGGGATGCCGCTATCGGTATTGTCAGCGCGGCGGGGCTTTCGGTAGGGCTTTTGTTGACTGCCTTGGCGGGTGGATTTAATACCGATTTGCTGGGGTACCTGTTTGGCAGTATTTTAACGGTAACATGCACGGAAGTAATGCTCTGTGTCGTTTTATTATTGGGTGTGTTAGCGGGGTTGTTTATTTTTTACCGCGAACTGGTGGTAACTTGTTTTGATGAGCCCTTTGCCTGCACGCGCGGCGTACCTGCCGAGTGGTTAAATGCAGGATTGGTAATGATTACTTCCGTAGCGGTGGTGCTGGCATTTAAGGTGGTGGGTATCTTTTTGATTTCCGCTCTTATTATTATCCCTCCGGTAAGCGCGCTGTTGGTCTCGCGTACTTTTAAGCAAGTCTTGTGGCGTGCGGTTCTTTTCGGGGTAGGTAGTGTGTGGGGCGGTGTGTATGCTTCGTTTGTGTTCAATATCCCGTCAGGTGCCACTATTATTTTTATCAATCTGCTTTTTCTGTGCGGCAGTTATGTGTACAGTAAATTAGGAGACGGCAATGCCCGCTAAAAAAAAGGATATTTCCCTTCTCATTGACGGTTTGAAGCAGCTATATCCCGAGCATATTATTCCCCTGCATCACAAAAGCGCTTGGGAACTGTTGTGTGCGGTTATCCTCTCGGCCCAATGCACGGACGCGCGCGTCAATCAAATTACCCCGCATTTATTCAAAAAATATCCTACGGTGCAACACTTGGCGCAGGCGGATATAAAAGAATTGGAAAAAATTATTCACTCGGCGGGTTTTTATCACAGCAAAGCCCTGTCGTTAATAGAAATGTCCAAACGGTTGTGTGAAGTGTACGGCGGGGAAGTGCCGCAAACAATGAAGGAACTTCTCACCTTGCGCGGAGTCGCCCGCAAAACAGCCAATGTGATGTTGGGGGACTACTTTAAGAAACCCGAAGGAATTGTTGTGGACACCCATGTAAAAAGATTGGCTTTCCGTTTGGGTCTTACCCGCCAAACCGACCCCGTAAAAATTGAGCAAGATTTAATTAAACAAATTCCCTACGAACACTGGGGTTGGTTTTCCTTGGCTCTTATTCTGCACGGCCGGCAAGTGTGTAACGCACGCAAGCCGGAATGTTCCCGTTGCACATTGGCAAACATTTGCCCCAAAAAAAATGTAGAAACTATGGCCTAACAGATTTCGGTAACAAAATAAAAACCCCCGCTCGTTTGAGCGGGGGTTTTAGTTTGGAAAAATTTATTTTCCCAGCAAGGCCAGTAGCACACCGGCCGCTACTGCACTGCCGATTACGCCTGCCACGTTCGGGCCCATAGCGTGCATCAACAGGTAGTTTTGTTTGTCGTATTCCAACCCTACTTTATTGGATACGCGCGCAGCCATCGGAACCGCGGATACCCCGGCGGAACCGATAAGCGGGTTGATTTTGGTTTTGCTAAAGCAGTTCATTAGTTTAGCAAGCAACACCCCCGAGGCGGTGGCCACAGAAAAGGCGATAATTCCGAGGAATAAAATACCCAAGGTTTCCGTGGTGAGGAACTTGTCTGCCTGTAATTTGGAACCGACCGACAAACCGAGCAAAATGGTTACAATGTTGCAAAATTCGTTTTGCAAGGTTTTGGACAAGCGTTCCGCCACACCCGATTCTTTTACCAGGTTGCCGAAGGTAAGCGCACCGATAAGCGGAGCGGCAGACGGCAAGAGTAACGCACAGAGTAAAAGAATTACAATCGGGAACAGAATTTTTTCACGTTTGGAAACGGGACGCAATTGAGACATACGAATTTTGCGTTCCGCGTCCGTAGTAAGCAACTTCATAATGGGCGGTTGGATAATCGGTACTAACGCCATATAGGAATACGCCGCCACGGCAATGGCCCCGAGCAAATCGGGTGCCAAGCGCGTGGTGAGGTAAATGGAGGTAGGGCCGTCCGCCCCGCCGATAATACCGATAGAAGCCGCTTCTTTTAAGCCGAAGGCGAACAACTGGTCCCCGCCGATATGAATATAACTAAGGGCAATAGCGCCAATCAGCGTGGCAAAAATACCAAACTGCGCCGCACCGCCTAAAATGGCCATTTTCGGGTTGGCAATTAAGGGGCCGAAGTCCGTCATGGCGCCTACCGCCATGAAGATAAAGAGCGGAAACAAGCCCGAGTTAATACCGAAGTTAAACACAATGCCCAAAAAACCGTTGGGGCCGGCGATGGCTTCGCCCGGAGGCATGGGGATGTTGGCTAACAGGCCGCCAAATGCAATGGGAACTAACAAAAGCGGCTCAAATTGCTTTTTAATACCCAGCCACAAGAGGAAACAACACACCGCAATCATGGTAAGTTGTTGCCAGGTAACAGAGTAAATCCCTGTGGTTTGCCAGATTTGATTCAATGCTTGCATGATATCCATAGGGTAGCCTCTTATTTAATTTCAGCCAATACATGGCCGGTTTGTACTTGGTCGCCTTGTTTGACGGTAAAGTGAATCGTGCCGGCGGCCGGAGCGGAAACCGGGGTTTCCATTTTCATGGCTTCCAAGACGATGATTTCCTGGCCTTCGGCTACGCTGTCTCCGTCTTTTACGCTAAAGCGAAGCACCGCACCCGGCATGGGAGCCGTAACGGTGGCGCCGTTTCCTGCCGGTTTGGTAGCGGCGGTTTTGGCATCGGCCGCGCCTACACCGATAGCATAGCGTTTGCCGTTGACGACAGCCGTGTCGTTGCCTTCAAAAGCAACTTCGTAGGCTTTGCCGTCCACGGTTACTTTCACGGGGCCGTCCGCGGGAGCAGCGGCTTTTTTGGCATCTTCTGCCCAGCGGATACCGTTTACTTTGGCTTCGCCTTTAAGATACAAGATACCTTTGTCGGCACAAGTGGCTACGATAAAAGCATTTTCTTCGGTTACGGGCAGGCCCGCTTCTTTCAATTTTTCTTCCGCTACTTTGAGGCCTTTTTTCGGGTCGGCATCGTTGATTTCAAGCGGAGTTTTGGTGGTGGGTTCCAAGCCCAGTTGTTCACTGGCGGCTTTTACCACTTCGGCAGCGGGTTCCACGGGGGTTTTACCGAAATAACCGAGAACCATTTTACCGTAACCGGGAGTAATTTTTTTCCAAGGGCCGCTCATTACATTGGAGTAGGCTTGTTGGAAATAGAATTGAGAAACCGGGGTAACGGAAGTACCGAACCCGCCGAGTTTCACGCATTCACCCATGGCTTTTACCACTTCGGGGAATTTGTCAAAGGTGCCGTTGTCGCGCATCATTTGGGTGTTGGCTGTTAACGCACCGCCCGGCAAGGGAGAGAACGGAATAATCGGGTTGACGGCGGTGGCTTCCGGCGGCAAGAAGTATTTGCTCATGCAGTCCTTGAATACATTTTCGGCTTCTTGAATTTTTTGAGGGTCGATATCTAAGGTGTATTCGGTACCGCGCAAGGCGTGCCACATGGTTAAAATATCGGGTTGGCAGGTACCGCCGGACACAGGTTGCATGGAAAGGTCTAAAGAATCCGCACCCGCTTTAATGGCTTCTAAACAGCAGGCAATGGCGTTGCCGGCGGTTTCGTGTGTGTGGAAAACGATTTTGGTTCCTTCCGGAAGTACGCGGCGGGCCATGGCGATGGTTTCCGCGACGGTTTTGGGGGTAGAAGTACCGGAAGCGTCTTTGAAGCAGACGGAATCAAACGGTACGCCCGATTTCAAAATATCGCGGAGGACTTTTTCATAAAATTCGGCGGTATGGTATTTGCCGGTGGTGTCCCAACCCGGAGCCAAAGACATCATGGTTACGCAGACTTCGTGTTTCAAGCCCGCATCATGAATACATTGACCGGAATAGATGAGGTTGTTTACATCGTTTAAGGCATCAAAGTTGCGAATCGTGGTGGTGCCGTGTTTTTTGAAAAGTTGGGCGTGGGCTTTGATGACATCGGAAGATTGGCTTTCCAACCCTACCACGTTTACCCCGCGGGCGAGAGTTTGCAGGTTAGCATCCGGCCCGGCGGTTTTGCGGAAGGTGTCCATCATATCAAAAGCATTTTCGTTGCAATAGAAATAAAGCGCTTGGAAGCGGGCCCCGCCGCCAAATTCCATGTGGTTAATACCGGCATGGCGGGCGGCTTCAACGGCCGGCATAAAATCTTTGGTAAGAACGCGAGCCCCGTAAACAGATTGGAATCCGTCGCGGAAAGCGGTTAACATAAAGTTTACTTTTTTCATAATGTTCCTCTTAAATTAAAATAGGTTTATTTCTCTTGAAATTTTTTCGCGGCCGCAATGGCTACGGCGATTAAAGAAGCGTCTTGAGCGGCGCCCGGTGCAACGGCCACTTCTTGCGGAAAGTATTTTTCCATAGCCTGCACAATTACCCCAAGCAGTTTCATAATTCCTATCATGATAATAAGGAAGGAAAGCACAACCCCCATACCGATGGCGGTTATGTTGAAGGATTGCATCAATAAACTATCTGCACTCATACCTTAACATCTCCTATGTATATTTCTTCGAGGCCTTTTTCGGTACGCAACAAAAGCGTGCCGCGTGCGGAAATGTCTTCCGCCAGGCCGAAAATCGTTTTATCGTTATTTGTAACGCTGATTTCTTTGCCCAAGAAACCGGAGCGTTCTTTGTAAGCGGTGCGAATGGTTTGAAAACCGCTTTCGCACAAGAGGGAATATCCCTTCCAAAAGTACTCTAAAATTTGTTGTAAAAGAACTTCTTTTTCCGTGTTAATACCCAGTTTTTTAAGTGAAGTGGCGGGTTGGTCTATTTGTTCCAAACCTTCTTGGGATAAGTTAAGCCCCACGCCCAAAACGACGGCTCCTATACAAGAACCTTTCACGACGGCTTCGCTTAAAATACCGCAAATTTTTTGTCCGTTAATTAGCACATCGTTGGGCCATTTTAACTGCGGGTTTAGTCCTGCCGTTTCTAAGGTTTGGCAGATGCAAAGTGCCATCAGTTGGGTAAGATTGGGCAAAAAATCTTGCCGGGTCGGTTGTAAAAGAACGGAAAAATAAAGGCCGCCTTCTTGGGATACCCACACTCGGTTGTAGCGACCGCGGCCCGTGGTTTGTTTGTTTGCTACTACGACGGTATCCGGTGGCAAGGATTCCCAGTTTTTTTTGAGGTAAGTATTGGTAGAATCTAACTCGTCAAAATGCACCAGGTGTTCCATACCCTTATTGTAACAAATAAAGGAGGAAAAGGGGCGTTTATTCGCGTGGAAAAAGTGTGCAAAACAATAAAATAACCCCCCGGGTATTAACCGGGGGATATTTAATAAGAAAGCAGTTTCTTTCCGCGTACGGCCGCAAACAAAATGGCGGCTATCATGCTGGAGGGGTCTGCTTGATTGGTTCCGGCGATATCAAAAGCCGTTCCGTGAGTGGGGGAAGTACGCAAAAATTTCAATCCTGCCGTAATATGTACGATAGGCTCTTTGGCGGCAATTTTCAAAGGGGCGAGGGCTTGGTCGTGATACATACACAAAATGCCGTCATACTTGCCCTGCGCGTGTGCATACCACAAACTGTCCGACGGGAAAGGCCCTTCAATTCGAATACCCTTTTTTTGAAGTTGTTTAATAACAGGCGTGAGAATCTTTTTTTCTTCCGTGCCGAATTTGCCGTTATCGCCGGCATGCGGGTTTAAGGCGGCCACCGCCACTCGGGGGTTTTCTATTCCCAGGCGCATTAAGGCGGATACAAATTCCCGCGCTGTATGAAAAACTCGTTTTTTGGTAATGGCGGAAGATAAGTCGGCAATGGCAAAGTGTTCGGTTACAAGCGCGCACCGCAATTTCCCGCTCACAAACATCATCAGGCCTTCTTTGCCGCCTTGTTCGCGCAAAAATTCCGTGTGCCCGGTATAGGGAATATCGGCCAAAGTCCAACTTTGTTTGGAAATAGGAGCGGTTACCAAGGCAAAGCCGCTCTGTCGGGCCAGTTTGGCACCCAATTCTACGGCCTTGAACGAGCAAAGCCCGCCTGCCCGGGTGGGGCCCGGTAAGGCGTCTTGCAGACACTCGCACGCGTCAATGTTAATAAAACGAGCCAATTTTTCTTCAAAGCCGGCCCGTAAAAGAGAACTCGCTTCTCCTATTACCACAGGGGAGCACGCTTGCTGAACGAGTGGATTTTTAAGTGACTTCACCGTCACTTCCGGCCCGATCCCGAGGGGATCTCCGGCGCTGATAAATACAAGGGGTTTCATAATTTGTCCGTGACGCAAAAAAGGAAATTGGGGAATCGGAAAGTTCTTTTTTTGGAGAGTTTTGGGCAAACTTCTTACTTATTTTTTCTTTTCTTCTTTTTTTGTATTTTCTTTCTCGGCTTTTTCGGCGGCGGCCTTGGCGGCGATTTCTTCAATCACTTTGTCGGATTCGTAAGTAATGGTTACTTTTACATCCGCTTTGGTGTAAAGGTCTTCGATATATTTTGCCATGGCTAACTGCACGCGTTGTTG from Elusimicrobium sp. includes these protein-coding regions:
- a CDS encoding metal ABC transporter permease, encoding MITEFLSYGFVQRGLLAGSLVAAACALLGVFLVLKRLSLIGDGMSHVCLTGVAAALLTAMNPVYVSIPVVMISSLGIMKLARKFRIYGDAAIGIVSAAGLSVGLLLTALAGGFNTDLLGYLFGSILTVTCTEVMLCVVLLLGVLAGLFIFYRELVVTCFDEPFACTRGVPAEWLNAGLVMITSVAVVLAFKVVGIFLISALIIIPPVSALLVSRTFKQVLWRAVLFGVGSVWGGVYASFVFNIPSGATIIFINLLFLCGSYVYSKLGDGNAR
- the nth gene encoding endonuclease III, with the protein product MPAKKKDISLLIDGLKQLYPEHIIPLHHKSAWELLCAVILSAQCTDARVNQITPHLFKKYPTVQHLAQADIKELEKIIHSAGFYHSKALSLIEMSKRLCEVYGGEVPQTMKELLTLRGVARKTANVMLGDYFKKPEGIVVDTHVKRLAFRLGLTRQTDPVKIEQDLIKQIPYEHWGWFSLALILHGRQVCNARKPECSRCTLANICPKKNVETMA
- a CDS encoding sodium ion-translocating decarboxylase subunit beta, whose product is MQALNQIWQTTGIYSVTWQQLTMIAVCCFLLWLGIKKQFEPLLLVPIAFGGLLANIPMPPGEAIAGPNGFLGIVFNFGINSGLFPLFIFMAVGAMTDFGPLIANPKMAILGGAAQFGIFATLIGAIALSYIHIGGDQLFAFGLKEAASIGIIGGADGPTSIYLTTRLAPDLLGAIAVAAYSYMALVPIIQPPIMKLLTTDAERKIRMSQLRPVSKREKILFPIVILLLCALLLPSAAPLIGALTFGNLVKESGVAERLSKTLQNEFCNIVTILLGLSVGSKLQADKFLTTETLGILFLGIIAFSVATASGVLLAKLMNCFSKTKINPLIGSAGVSAVPMAARVSNKVGLEYDKQNYLLMHAMGPNVAGVIGSAVAAGVLLALLGK
- a CDS encoding biotin attachment protein, which encodes MMKKVNFMLTAFRDGFQSVYGARVLTKDFMPAVEAARHAGINHMEFGGGARFQALYFYCNENAFDMMDTFRKTAGPDANLQTLARGVNVVGLESQSSDVIKAHAQLFKKHGTTTIRNFDALNDVNNLIYSGQCIHDAGLKHEVCVTMMSLAPGWDTTGKYHTAEFYEKVLRDILKSGVPFDSVCFKDASGTSTPKTVAETIAMARRVLPEGTKIVFHTHETAGNAIACCLEAIKAGADSLDLSMQPVSGGTCQPDILTMWHALRGTEYTLDIDPQKIQEAENVFKDCMSKYFLPPEATAVNPIIPFSPLPGGALTANTQMMRDNGTFDKFPEVVKAMGECVKLGGFGTSVTPVSQFYFQQAYSNVMSGPWKKITPGYGKMVLGYFGKTPVEPAAEVVKAASEQLGLEPTTKTPLEINDADPKKGLKVAEEKLKEAGLPVTEENAFIVATCADKGILYLKGEAKVNGIRWAEDAKKAAAPADGPVKVTVDGKAYEVAFEGNDTAVVNGKRYAIGVGAADAKTAATKPAGNGATVTAPMPGAVLRFSVKDGDSVAEGQEIIVLEAMKMETPVSAPAAGTIHFTVKQGDQVQTGHVLAEIK
- a CDS encoding sodium pump decarboxylase subunit gamma; amino-acid sequence: MSADSLLMQSFNITAIGMGVVLSFLIIMIGIMKLLGVIVQAMEKYFPQEVAVAPGAAQDASLIAVAIAAAKKFQEK
- a CDS encoding biotin--[acetyl-CoA-carboxylase] ligase, with product MEHLVHFDELDSTNTYLKKNWESLPPDTVVVANKQTTGRGRYNRVWVSQEGGLYFSVLLQPTRQDFLPNLTQLMALCICQTLETAGLNPQLKWPNDVLINGQKICGILSEAVVKGSCIGAVVLGVGLNLSQEGLEQIDQPATSLKKLGINTEKEVLLQQILEYFWKGYSLLCESGFQTIRTAYKERSGFLGKEISVTNNDKTIFGLAEDISARGTLLLRTEKGLEEIYIGDVKV
- the pdxA gene encoding 4-hydroxythreonine-4-phosphate dehydrogenase PdxA — encoded protein: MKPLVFISAGDPLGIGPEVTVKSLKNPLVQQACSPVVIGEASSLLRAGFEEKLARFINIDACECLQDALPGPTRAGGLCSFKAVELGAKLARQSGFALVTAPISKQSWTLADIPYTGHTEFLREQGGKEGLMMFVSGKLRCALVTEHFAIADLSSAITKKRVFHTAREFVSALMRLGIENPRVAVAALNPHAGDNGKFGTEEKKILTPVIKQLQKKGIRIEGPFPSDSLWYAHAQGKYDGILCMYHDQALAPLKIAAKEPIVHITAGLKFLRTSPTHGTAFDIAGTNQADPSSMIAAILFAAVRGKKLLSY